One Heptranchias perlo isolate sHepPer1 chromosome 39, sHepPer1.hap1, whole genome shotgun sequence DNA segment encodes these proteins:
- the LOC137305202 gene encoding RNA-binding protein 4B-like isoform X1, translating into MVKIFVGNLPRPTTAEEIRALFEKYGPVSECDLIKNYGFVHMKDRDAAKEAIENLHHYKLHGVSINVEASKSVSKSSTKLHVGNVGSGCTSQELQAKFEEYGTVLECDIVKDYAFVHMERSEDAMEAIRGLDGTEFKGKRMQVELSKSRLRMQPGMGEKNGCFRCGKEGHWSKECPKDRGGLDGNFDGGYSRDYIDPYSMTARPITGYGERPLYDERYGVVDYYEKYRAGTYGAVGDPYGRAAPFSPLGTSLRDRIPGAVNPYERRPMATPTTYYGRDRSPLRRPPPMPALSTGYGFERTAVSTTVYDPTNAAARDPYAAAQYSAAQYSAAQYSATQYSAAQYSAAQYSAAAAAAAQYPAAQYPAY; encoded by the exons ATGGTGAAGATTTTTGTGGGGAACCTGCCGCGGCCGACGACCGCCGAAGAGATCCGGGCCCTGTTCGAGAAGTACGGCCCCGTTAGCGAGTGcgatctgatcaag AACTATGGCTTTGTGCACATGAAGGACAGGGATGCAGCAAAGGAGGCGATTGAGAACCTGCACCACTATAAGCTGCACGGGGTTTCCATCAATGTGGAGGCCAGCAAGAGCGTGTCCAAGTCGTCTACCAAACTGCACGTGGGTAACGTGGGCTCTGGCTGCACCAGCCAGGAGCTGCAGGCCAAGTTCGAGGAGTACGGAACTGTCCTGGAGTGCGACATCGTTAAGGACTACGCCTTTGTACACATGGAGAGAAGCGAGGATGCCATGGAGGCCATCAGGGGGCTGGATGGCACAGAGTTCAAAG GCAAACGGATGCAAGTTGAACTGTCCAAGAGTCGGCTGCGGATGCAACCCGGGATGGGCGAAAAAAACGGCTGTTTCCGCTGTGGTAAAGAAGGCCACTGGTCTAAAGAGTGTCCCAAAGATCGCGGCGGTCTCGATGGCAATTTTGATGGCGGCTACTCACGCGATTACATAGATCCCTATTCGATGACCGCGCGGCCTATAACCGGTTACGGAGAGCGCCCTCTTTACGACGAGCGATACGGGGTCGTCGATTACTACGAGAAGTATCGGGCAGGAACGTACGGAGCCGTGGGAGATCCTTACGGACGGGCAGCTCCATTTTCGCCTCTCGGCACTTCCCTGCGAGATCGTATCCCCGGTGCGGTAAACCCATACGAGCGGCGGCCAATGGCGACCCCCACTACCTATTACGGTCGCGACAGGAGCCCTTTACGACGTCCACCACCCATGCCTGCCTTGAGCACTGGATATGGGTTTGAGCGCACAGCAGTTTCTACAACTGTGTATGACCCTACAAATGCTGCAGCAAGAGATCCGTATGCTGCCGCCCAGTACTCTGCCGCCCAGTACTCTGCCGCCCAGTACTCTGCCACCCAGTACTCTGCCGCCCAGTACTCTGCCGCCCAGTACTCTGCtgctgccgccgccgccgcccagTACCCTGCCGCCCAGTACCCTGCGTACTAA
- the LOC137305202 gene encoding RNA-binding protein 4B-like isoform X2 produces the protein MVKIFVGNLPRPTTAEEIRALFEKYGPVSECDLIKNYGFVHMKDRDAAKEAIENLHHYKLHGVSINVEASKSVSKSSTKLHVGNVGSGCTSQELQAKFEEYGTVLECDIVKDYAFVHMERSEDAMEAIRGLDGTEFKGLLCIVTRAAGPLVRAETRVICFAYWF, from the exons ATGGTGAAGATTTTTGTGGGGAACCTGCCGCGGCCGACGACCGCCGAAGAGATCCGGGCCCTGTTCGAGAAGTACGGCCCCGTTAGCGAGTGcgatctgatcaag AACTATGGCTTTGTGCACATGAAGGACAGGGATGCAGCAAAGGAGGCGATTGAGAACCTGCACCACTATAAGCTGCACGGGGTTTCCATCAATGTGGAGGCCAGCAAGAGCGTGTCCAAGTCGTCTACCAAACTGCACGTGGGTAACGTGGGCTCTGGCTGCACCAGCCAGGAGCTGCAGGCCAAGTTCGAGGAGTACGGAACTGTCCTGGAGTGCGACATCGTTAAGGACTACGCCTTTGTACACATGGAGAGAAGCGAGGATGCCATGGAGGCCATCAGGGGGCTGGATGGCACAGAGTTCAAAG GTTTGCTTTGCATCGTGACGAGAGCCGCGGGTCCCTTGGTACGTGCAGAAACTCGGGTCATATGTTTTGCTTATTGGTTTTAG